CCGCCGCCGTAGTTCGGTTCTTATTGTCCGTCAGAGCTTCCACAATAACGGCAACTCCGCCTACGCCGTAGCCTTCAAAGTTCAATTCTTCATATGTCTCGCCTTCCAGTTCGCCGGTTCCCTTTTTTATGGCTCTGTTAATATTATCGTTTGGCAAATTAATGCTCTTAGCTTTTTCGATTGCCACCTTAAGTGACGCATTGTATTCCGGATCTCCACCGTTCTTAGCAGCTACCGTGATAGCTCTAGAGTATTTTGTAAATACTGCAGCTCTTTTTGAATCCTGTGCTGCTTTACGTCCTGCGATTGTACCGTGTCTTCCCATGGAGACACCTCCTAACTTCTTTAAATTTCAACTTAAATATTATACTACTTTTTCTTCTTGATTGCAATCTGACTTTTCCATGTTTTTATAAGCAGTAGCCATCATCAATTTAATTCTGTTAAGCTGGTTCACATCGCTGGCTCCCGGATCATAATCGATAGCAACAATATTTGCATAGGCATTATACTTTCTCAGCGCTTTCATCATTCCTTTTCCGGTCACATGGTTCGGAAGGCATCCGAAGGGCTGCAGACAAGCAATATTATTCACACCGCTGTCGATAAGCTCCAGCATTTCACCGGTAAGAAGCCATCCTTCTCCGCACTGATTTCCTAAAGAAATCAACTGCTGGGCCTTCTTTGCGGTATCCTCGATAAAGTGCGGGCTGGTGAACCGTTTACTTTCATCGAGAGCCTGCCTTGCAGGCTGTCTGACCCATTCGATGAATTTGATAGCCACCTTATTCATCACCATCGTGCTGTATCGCCCTGCTAAATGTTTAAAATTAAACTCCTTGCTATACATTCCATATAGGAAGAAATCCATCAGATCCAAGACCACTGCTTCTCCGCCTTCATCTTCAATGATTTTTACAATATCATTATTTGCGGTTGGGTGATATTTAACCAAAATTTCTCCCACTACACCTATTTTAGGCTTTTCAATGTCGTTGAGCGGTAGATTATCAAACTCGTGAACCATTTGTTTGATCAGATGCTTATACTGCACAACACTGCCGTTTTTCATATTTTTGCAGATGATCCGAGACCATTTTTCATAAAGCTGATCTGCTGATCCGGGCACCTTTTCATACGGTCTGGTTGCATACAGTACACGCATTAACGTGTCTCCATACACAGCTCCTATGAGAATCCTTTTTATCATCGGTACAGTAAGCTTAAAGCCGCTATTTTTCTCCAGTCCTACCAGATTAAAGGAGATCACTGGAACTTGCTCCATTTTTAAATCAATTAAAGCTTTACGCAGCAAGGATACATAGTTGCTGGCACGGCAGCCTCCGCCTGTCTGGGACATGAACACCGCTGTTTTATTTAAATCATACTTACCGGATTTCAATTCGGAGATAATCTGACCCAGCGTTACAATCGTCGGATAGCAGGCATCATTATTAATATATCTCAGTCCTTCATCCACCGCATGCTTATCCACCGAAGGAAGCAGTCGAACCTGATATCCGCACTTTTCCATGGCCGGTGCAATAAATTGGAAATGGATTGGCGACATTTGAGGAACCAAAATGGTATAATCCTTCCTCATTTCCTTTGTAAAGAATTTTCGCACGAACTTACTGTCCCCGTCGGTATGTTTGACATTATTTTTATCCCGTTCTTCGATGGCTGCTTTCAGCGAGCGGATTCGTATTTTAGCCGCTCCTAAATTAGAGCCTTCATCAATTTTCAAAACCGTATACATTTTATTGCTGCTTTTCATGATCTCTTCTACCTGATCCGTCGTCACAGCATCCAGTCCGCATCCGAAAGAATTTAATTGGATCAGTTCCATATCATCATCCTTGCTGGCCACTACTGCAGCCTTATACAGCCTTGAGTGGTATACCCACTGATCCAGCACGCGGATAGGCCGATTCAGCTTTGCCAAATGTGTCACAGAGTCCTCTGTTAATACCACCATATCAAAAGAATTGATCAATTTGTCTATTCCATGGTTTACTTCCGGATCTAAGTGGTATGGTCTGCCGGATAATATAATGCATTTCTTGTTGTTTTTCTTTGCATACCGGATTGCATTTGCTCCCTGTTTTTTTACATCATCCTTGAACCGCTTGTTTTCTATTCGGCCCTTTTTAACAGCTTTTGCCACTTCGGCATAGGAAATTCCTAAACCTTTGAGAACGCTGTAAAGTTCATTAACTAAGCTGAGGTCATTGTCATAAGGTAAAAATGGATGCGTAAACGTAACACTCTCTTCTTCAAAGAGTTCATCCATATTATTGCCTATGACCTCCGGATAGGTGGCAACGATCGGACAATTATAGTGATTCGGTGCACCTTCATCCTCATTCACCTCATAATTGATGCTCGGATAAAAAATCCATTTGATTCCCTGCTCCACTAACCACTTGATGTGACCGTGAACCATCTTTGCCGGATAGCAGGCCGTATCAGAAGAAATGGTCTCCATTCCCTGCTCATACAAAGCCTTTGAAGACGGCGGAGAAAGGATCACTCTAAAGCCCAAACTTGTGAAAAAAGCAAACCAGAATGGATAATTTTCATACATGTTAAGCACTCTCGGTATACCCACCACGCCGCGTTTTGCATATACTTCCGCAGTCGGTTCATAGGAGAAAAGCCTTTTATACTTATATTCATACATATTTGGAAGCTCATCCTGGTCCTTTTCCTTCCCTGCCCCCTTATCACACCTGTTACCGGTTACGAACTTTTCGCCGGTGTTAAATTTATTAATCGTCAGTAAGCACTGGTTTTCGCATTTTTTACATCTTGCATGAGAATTCATTACCGTAAACAGTTCCATATCCTCCGGTTTTAAAATAGAGGATTCCGTTCCTTCCACATAACGTTCCTTCGCAATCAATGCGGCTCCATACGCACCCATGATCCCGGAGATATCCGGCCTTACGACATGTTTTCCCAAAATAAGCTCTATACTTCGAAGGATTGCGTCATTCAGGAAGGTTCCGCCCTGCACGACGATCTTCTCCCCGGCTTCATCTGTGTTCCTAAGCTTAATTACTTTATACAGAGCATTTTTAATCACGGAGAAAGAAAGGCCTGCAGAAATATCTCCGATGGTCGCTCCTTCCTTCTGAGACTGCTTTACCTTGGAATTCATAAAAACAGTACATCTGGTTCCTAAATCTACCGGTGCTTTTGCAAAAAGAGCCTCCCTTGCAAAGTTTTGTACATCCATATTCACAGATTTTGCATAGGTTTCGATAAACGAACCGCAGCCGGAAGAGCACGCTTCATTGAGCATGATATTATAAATGGCGCCGTCTCTTACCTTCATGCATTTCATATCCTGTCCGCCGATGTCCAAAATAAATTCCACCCCCGGTAAAAAGGAATCCGCCGCTTTATAATGGGCAATGGTTTCAATTTCACCCAGATCTACTTTAAAGGCGGAACGGATCAGTCCTTCGCCGTAACCGGTAGCGGTAGCATTGGAAATCTGCACATTTTCCGGAAGCTGGCTGTACAGCTCTTTCAGCATGGCCATGGTTGCTTCCAAAGGTTTTCCTTCATTATTTCTGTAAAAGGAATACAATAGATTGTTTTCGGAGTCTATCAGAGCCGCCTTGGTCGTGGTAGATCCGGCATCAATTCCTAAAAAGACTTTCCCCTTGGCCTTTCTGATGTCCTTACGCTTGATTTTGTTTTTGTCGTGTCTCTGCTTAAATTCACTGTATTCATTGAAATCTTTGAAAAGAGGATTGGTATGCTTTGTCTCAGACAGTGCAGAAGAATCAGCATTTTTTAATGCTTGAAAAATGTCATTTATATTTTTTGCTTCATATTTTTGAGAGGTCAGTGCTGCCCCTATGGCCACAAAGTATTGTGAATCCTCAGGGAAAATAATATTTTCAGGTTCCAGCTTCAACGTTTCTATAAATCGGGTTCGCAGCTCCGACAAGAAGAAAAGCGGGCCTCCTAAAAACGCCACATGACCTTTGATCGGTCTTCCGCACGCCAGTCCGCTGATCGTCTGATTCACCACTGCCTGAAAGATAGACGCTGCTAAATCTGAAATGCTGGCACCCTCGTTGATAAGCGGCTGTATATCTGTTTTGGCAAAAACACCGCACCTGGCGGCAATCGGATAAATCAGCTTATGACTTTTAGCCGCTTCATTCAGACCCCCTGCGTCCGTGTTGAGCAGGACGGCCATCTGATCGATGAACGCACCGGTTCCGCCTGCACAGCTTCCATTCATCCGCTGTTCAACAGTAGCACCATAGAACGTGATCTTGGCGTCTTCGCCGCCCAGTTCAATCGCTACATCGGTTTCAGGAACGATAGTCTCCACGGCTTTACTGCAAGCCACCACTTCCTGTTCGAACGGAATATCTAAAAGCTGGGATAAGGCTAACCCTCCCGAGCCTGTAATGGTCATATGTACCTGTTCATTTCCAAATTGATCGTACAATTCTTCCATCAAATGTGTAACTTTTTCGAAGATATTAGACATGTGCCGCTCGTATCTTTTAAATAATATATCATTGTTTTTATTCATGAGCACAACCTTCACTGTAGTTGAGCCAACATCAATACCTAATTTCATATAAGCAATCCCCTCCTCAGGTATTTGTTTATTCTTTATAGTAAATATACCACACATTCCATTCCATAAACACAAACAAATTTTATAAAATTATACTGAAATCTGGTAAGTTACCTCCCATCCCCATTCTACTTTTCATCTTCACGCCCTAAGAAGGCAATTTCATTTTTGTATAATTTTTTAACAAATATTACAGAATATAGCAGTCCTAATATCTCTGCCAATGGCCATGCCCACCAAACCAGAGTCAGACCTCCCATTTTCAATAGCAGCCATGCAAGCGGCACAATTCCAATCAACTGCCGGATCAAAGCCTGCCACATGCTCAGCATTCCATGCCCTGTAGCCTGAAATATGGTGGAGGTCAAAATGCCAAAGGCGGCCGGTATAAAACATAAACAAATGGTGCGAAGTGCCGGTACACCTATTTCTAACATATTCTCCGATGCGTCAAACATCCCTAAAAGCTGCTTCGGGAACGTCAAAAATAGAATAGTTCCCAACGTCATGATGATAGCTGCAACCGCAATACCGAATTTGTAGGCCTGCATAAGCCTTTCCTTGTTGCGCGCTCCATAATTGTACCCCATGATGGGCAGAGCCCCCTGGTTCAATCCAAAGACCGGCATAAAAATGAAGGACTGCAATCTGAAATAGGTTCCGAGTACAGCAACAGCGGTTCCGGAAAAGGCTAAAAGCCCGTTGATGAAGAAAAGCATCACAGAACCGATGGACTGCATGAGCATGGCCGGAAAGCCTACATTATATATGTCCTTAACGGTACTCCAATCGAATTTAAAGCCTTTTAGCTTAACGGTAACCTGGTGCTTACGGCCAAATAACAGCGTCAATCCCAGACACATGGATATAAATTGTCCGATAGTAGTCGCAATCGCCGCACCGACTACGCCCATTCTGGGGAACCCACAGGCTCCCAATATCAGAAATGGATCCAGTGCGATATTGATGATGGCTCCGGACAGACTGCATAGCATAGGCAGCAGCATACTTCCCGTCGCCTGCAATACCTTTTCTGTGTTTACCTCTACAAATACAAACAGGGAAAACGCCATGGTAATCATCAGAAATATCGAACCATTTTCTACGATATACGCAGAATCCGAATAAGCCGATACATATTTTCTTGCCAAAAGCAGTCCCAATACGGCGAAGACCGCCCAGTTTATAAAGGCAATCCGAAAACCATGACTGGCGGCCTGATCCGCTTCTTCAAACCGTTTTGCACCCAATCTTCTCGCAATCAGAGAATTCACCCCTACCCCGGTACCTACCGCTACGGAAATAAGCAGCATCTGTATGGGATATACCAGTGTAACGGCTGTCAGAGATTCCTCGCTTATTCTGGACACAAAAATACTGTCTATTACATTATATAATGCCTGAATCATCATGGAAAACATGGCGGGCCATGCCATACCCATCATCAGCTTTCCAATTGGCATCGTGCCCATTTTATTTTCTTCTGTCATAAATCTACCCCTCATCCTTTTCTTTTTTTGTAGTCAAAATTATTTTCAGTGCAATATGAACGATAGGGAACGATATATCGTTCCCTATTTTTATCAGCTTAGTTATTCTATCTTATCTCATACACCGAATTTTTGTCAAGTTTTTCTAAAAATCGTCATCGGATTTTTATACGTTCTATGCCAATAAAAAAGACCCTTTTTCATAGAGTCTATAAAATATATTTTGGGCAAGTCTGTAAGCCGGGTTCTGTATTAGACAATCATCTATCTAGGCGCATCATTGCTAATGCGCTCAAGCGACCTACCTACCGGGCAGCGACGGGCCGCCGCTTTTTATGCCCTATTTGGTCTTGCTCCGGGTGGGGTTTACACGGCCGCTGTGTCTCCACAGCGCCGGTGAGCTCTTACCTCACCATTTCAACCTTACCACAGCCAAACTGTTTCGGCGGAATGTTTCTGTTGCACTTTCCCTATAGTTACCTACGCCAGACGTTATCTGGCACCCTTGCCCTGCGGAGCCCGGACTTTCCTCGTGCAGCTGCACGCGACTGTCTGACTTACCCAAAACATGCTCTAGTATTATACCATATGTTTATAAAAAGTCAAACGGATTTATATTGACTTGAGATTCAAAAATTTCAGCCTGACCCTTTAACAGCTCTTTCAGCTGTTCCGCCATATTCCTTACAAATATTTTTTCGGTTCCGTAATGCCCCGCATCTATCACGTTCATTCCGGTCTCTTTTGCTCTCATCGCGTCATGGTATTTCACATCCCCTGTTATAAAGAGCTCGCATCCGGTTCGCGACGCGATATCCAGCATCTCGGCTCCGGCACCGGTACAAAGTCCGATCCTGCTGATTTCTTGATCCGGCTCGCCGACGACCTGAAGCTCCTTTGGGCTTAAATTCAACCGGCATTCCACTTCCTTTACCAGCTCCTTCAAAGGCTTTTTCTCTGAAACATCCCCGAACAATCCAATAAATTCTTTACCGAACGGTTCAAAGGAGTTTAAGTTCTCCAAACCCAGCAGCTTTGCCAGATAAAAATTGTTACCCCGGTCAGCCTTATCAAAATTCGTATGGGCAGAATAAACAGAAATTCCATTTTTTATAAGCTCTACCGTATAGTTTCCGATAATATTTTTATAGTCAATTCTCTTTAAGGGAGAAAAATAAAGGGGATGATGTGTAACGATCAGATCTGCGCCAAGAGTAACCGCCTCTTGTACGACCTCCTTAGTAATTTCAAGGGATACGAGGATTTTCTTCACCTCATCTTGAGCAAGATCGATCTGCATCCCGGAGTTATCCCAGGGCTCCGCCAATTCTGCCGGTGCTATTTTTTTCAGTGCATGGATCAGTTCCAATTTTGAAATAGCCATATTATTCACCTCTTTCCGTTCTATTTTTTAAAAGCTGTTGTAAATATCCAATTCGGGACTCTGTGTGGTGAATTTCTTCCTCATCCAAACAGACCGCTTTCTTTTTATTTTCAAGTATCTTCTGTTCATTTTTCAACTTTTGTTCCACAAATTCGAAAGCAATAGCTCCATTACCTATAAGTATTGATTCCGGAACTTCATATTTTATGTCTTCTGACGGATTCTGCTCTTCCTCTTCTTCCTGTGATACCTCTATAAGCGAAGAATCCGCAATCCTAGCTTCGGTCAATATAATTTCACAGAGGAACTTCCCCTCTCTGACAATTTTCTCCTTTTTTATAATAAATCCGTTATGCTCCAGCCACCATCGGAGCTTTCCCTGTCCGGTTCTGGGCTGCAAAATAAATCGTTTCATACTGCCCGTTTTTTTTAGGTCTTTTCCCAATATTTCTGTCATCAATATGCCGCCCATACCGGCGATAA
This region of Aminipila luticellarii genomic DNA includes:
- a CDS encoding MATE family efflux transporter encodes the protein MTEENKMGTMPIGKLMMGMAWPAMFSMMIQALYNVIDSIFVSRISEESLTAVTLVYPIQMLLISVAVGTGVGVNSLIARRLGAKRFEEADQAASHGFRIAFINWAVFAVLGLLLARKYVSAYSDSAYIVENGSIFLMITMAFSLFVFVEVNTEKVLQATGSMLLPMLCSLSGAIINIALDPFLILGACGFPRMGVVGAAIATTIGQFISMCLGLTLLFGRKHQVTVKLKGFKFDWSTVKDIYNVGFPAMLMQSIGSVMLFFINGLLAFSGTAVAVLGTYFRLQSFIFMPVFGLNQGALPIMGYNYGARNKERLMQAYKFGIAVAAIIMTLGTILFLTFPKQLLGMFDASENMLEIGVPALRTICLCFIPAAFGILTSTIFQATGHGMLSMWQALIRQLIGIVPLAWLLLKMGGLTLVWWAWPLAEILGLLYSVIFVKKLYKNEIAFLGREDEK
- a CDS encoding Nif3-like dinuclear metal center hexameric protein, producing the protein MAISKLELIHALKKIAPAELAEPWDNSGMQIDLAQDEVKKILVSLEITKEVVQEAVTLGADLIVTHHPLYFSPLKRIDYKNIIGNYTVELIKNGISVYSAHTNFDKADRGNNFYLAKLLGLENLNSFEPFGKEFIGLFGDVSEKKPLKELVKEVECRLNLSPKELQVVGEPDQEISRIGLCTGAGAEMLDIASRTGCELFITGDVKYHDAMRAKETGMNVIDAGHYGTEKIFVRNMAEQLKELLKGQAEIFESQVNINPFDFL
- a CDS encoding tRNA (adenine(22)-N(1))-methyltransferase, producing the protein MMKLSDRLQMIADLIENGQTVADIGTDHGFLPIYLWESKKSPKLILADISSGSLQKAIDNVEKQGYGKEILREHFDFRLGNGIEVLADGEADTVVIAGMGGILMTEILGKDLKKTGSMKRFILQPRTGQGKLRWWLEHNGFIIKKEKIVREGKFLCEIILTEARIADSSLIEVSQEEEEEQNPSEDIKYEVPESILIGNGAIAFEFVEQKLKNEQKILENKKKAVCLDEEEIHHTESRIGYLQQLLKNRTERGE
- a CDS encoding 2-hydroxyacyl-CoA dehydratase, which gives rise to MKLGIDVGSTTVKVVLMNKNNDILFKRYERHMSNIFEKVTHLMEELYDQFGNEQVHMTITGSGGLALSQLLDIPFEQEVVACSKAVETIVPETDVAIELGGEDAKITFYGATVEQRMNGSCAGGTGAFIDQMAVLLNTDAGGLNEAAKSHKLIYPIAARCGVFAKTDIQPLINEGASISDLAASIFQAVVNQTISGLACGRPIKGHVAFLGGPLFFLSELRTRFIETLKLEPENIIFPEDSQYFVAIGAALTSQKYEAKNINDIFQALKNADSSALSETKHTNPLFKDFNEYSEFKQRHDKNKIKRKDIRKAKGKVFLGIDAGSTTTKAALIDSENNLLYSFYRNNEGKPLEATMAMLKELYSQLPENVQISNATATGYGEGLIRSAFKVDLGEIETIAHYKAADSFLPGVEFILDIGGQDMKCMKVRDGAIYNIMLNEACSSGCGSFIETYAKSVNMDVQNFAREALFAKAPVDLGTRCTVFMNSKVKQSQKEGATIGDISAGLSFSVIKNALYKVIKLRNTDEAGEKIVVQGGTFLNDAILRSIELILGKHVVRPDISGIMGAYGAALIAKERYVEGTESSILKPEDMELFTVMNSHARCKKCENQCLLTINKFNTGEKFVTGNRCDKGAGKEKDQDELPNMYEYKYKRLFSYEPTAEVYAKRGVVGIPRVLNMYENYPFWFAFFTSLGFRVILSPPSSKALYEQGMETISSDTACYPAKMVHGHIKWLVEQGIKWIFYPSINYEVNEDEGAPNHYNCPIVATYPEVIGNNMDELFEEESVTFTHPFLPYDNDLSLVNELYSVLKGLGISYAEVAKAVKKGRIENKRFKDDVKKQGANAIRYAKKNNKKCIILSGRPYHLDPEVNHGIDKLINSFDMVVLTEDSVTHLAKLNRPIRVLDQWVYHSRLYKAAVVASKDDDMELIQLNSFGCGLDAVTTDQVEEIMKSSNKMYTVLKIDEGSNLGAAKIRIRSLKAAIEERDKNNVKHTDGDSKFVRKFFTKEMRKDYTILVPQMSPIHFQFIAPAMEKCGYQVRLLPSVDKHAVDEGLRYINNDACYPTIVTLGQIISELKSGKYDLNKTAVFMSQTGGGCRASNYVSLLRKALIDLKMEQVPVISFNLVGLEKNSGFKLTVPMIKRILIGAVYGDTLMRVLYATRPYEKVPGSADQLYEKWSRIICKNMKNGSVVQYKHLIKQMVHEFDNLPLNDIEKPKIGVVGEILVKYHPTANNDIVKIIEDEGGEAVVLDLMDFFLYGMYSKEFNFKHLAGRYSTMVMNKVAIKFIEWVRQPARQALDESKRFTSPHFIEDTAKKAQQLISLGNQCGEGWLLTGEMLELIDSGVNNIACLQPFGCLPNHVTGKGMMKALRKYNAYANIVAIDYDPGASDVNQLNRIKLMMATAYKNMEKSDCNQEEKVV